In Juglans regia cultivar Chandler chromosome 5, Walnut 2.0, whole genome shotgun sequence, the following are encoded in one genomic region:
- the LOC108990307 gene encoding UPF0481 protein At3g47200-like, with the protein MAKTDSPATADNDSTKKEGPDRCKELTIHIRNIPPAPEPRWPGCCIYRVPKRLREVKKKAYTPRLVSIGPFHLCMRKELKDMENQKLRYFTDFCNRTRKSAEELACNIIMPNEMKIRHCYSENFRLGSKEFVTMILLDAIFILELFCRKYEKSMAHDEKDSQNSKAHENDYIFSQPCMERGIQHDLLLLENQLPFFILEELYCNVELNVCHQNGEPNTKKPTLLDLSYGFFGDLYEHWKPKPKKSCDHVKQYCFTAPMGCCCPRQEDPKPSSPEPKVPLHFTDLVRYFFCPPTEDGQNSKKCGHVKGCFPDWMGCCCHPKPSSREPEPEPKHCTDLVKRTKPLYTATKLDEAGLKIARPDSERHLLQIQFREKNCECLIKRCPVLNLSWLLSCLPCLKSTCLVHMQRFLEVPPLRVDDKTEGLFRNLMALEQCHYPSETYICDYIVLLDDLITTKADVRLLVEKKIIVNELGSSTAVTKLFNNLGLEIEESGSHYVKLCEKLNEYYESNRNRLLGTLARVYFSDFFKGTATVAGIIVLVLTLWNFQRLLRLRWSAGKY; encoded by the coding sequence ATGGCAAAGACGGACAGTCCTGCAACCGCAGACAATGATTCCACTAAAAAAGAAGGACCTGATCGATGCAAAGAGCTGACCATCCACATTCGTAACATTCCACCGGCACCAGAGCCTCGTTGGCCTGGGTGCTGTATCTACAGGGTTCCCAAGAGACTTCGCGAGGTAAAAAAAAAGGCCTACACCCCTCGGTTGGTTTCTATCGGCCCTTTTCATCTCTGCATGAGAAAAGAGTTGAAGGACATGGAGAACCAAAAACTCAGATATTTTACGGATTTCTGTAATCGTACTCGGAAGAGCGCCGAGGAACTTGCATGCAATATCATCATGCCCAATGAAATGAAAATCCGCCATTGCTATTCAGAGAACTTTCGACTCGGCAGTAAAGAGTTTGTAACGATGATTCTACTAGATGCAATCTTTATACTTGAGCTCTTTTGTAGgaaatatgaaaaatcaatGGCTCATGATGAAAAAGATTCTCAAAACTCGAAGGCTcatgaaaatgattatatatttagCCAACCGTGCATGGAACGCGGCATACAGCATGACCTGCTTCTACTTGAGAATCAGcttcctttctttattcttGAGGAGTTATACTGTAATGTTGAGCTGAATGTATGCCACCAAAATGGGGAACCCAATACAAAAAAACCGACTCTTCTTGACCTCTCTTATGGGTTTTTTGGTGATCTCTATGAACATTGGAAGCCAAAGCCCAAGAAGTCATGTGATCATGTAAAGCAGTACTGTTTCACAGCTCCAATGGGATGTTGTTGCCCTCGACAAGAAGACCCAAAACCAAGCTCACCAGAGCCCAAAGTACCCCTGCATTTCACAGATTTGGTGAGATATTTTTTCTGTCCGCCAACAGAAGACGGGCAAAATTCCAAGAAGTGTGGTCATGTAAAGGGGTGTTTCCCAGATTGGATGGGATGTTGTTGCCATCCAAAACCAAGCTCACGAGAGCCCGAACCCGAACCCAAGCATTGCACAGATTTGGTGAAAAGAACTAAACCCCTATATACTGCAACAAAGCTTGACGAGGCAGGGTTGAAAATCGCTAGGCCAGATTCAGAAAGACATTTACTTCAAATACAATTTCGGGAGAAGAATTGCGAATGCTTAATAAAACGCTGCCCGGTGCTCAATCTCTCATGGCTCTTGTCATGCTTACCATGCCTGAAAAGCACTTGCTTGGTGCATATGCAACGTTTCTTGGAAGTCCCACCCCTTCGGGTAGACGACAAAACTGAAGGTCTTTTCCGAAACCTGATGGCTTTGGAGCAGTGCCATTATCCTTCTGAAACTTACATTTGCGATTACATTGTGCTGTTGGATGATCTTATCACAACTAAAGCAGATGTAAGGTTGCTTGTTGAAAAGAAGATCATTGTTAACGAGTTAGGTTCTAGCACTGCAGTGACGAAACTCTTTAACAACCTCGGCCTGGAGATTGAAGAAAGTGGATCCCATTACGTCAAGCTCTGTGAAAAGCTTAATGAGTACTACGAGAGCAATCGGAATCGTCTGTTGGGAACCTTGGCTCGTGTGTATTTCTCTGACTTTTTTAAAGGCACTGCTACTGTTGCTGGAATTATTGTATTGGTTTTGACTTTGTGGAATTTCCAGAGGCTCCTTAGGCTTAGATGGAGTGCTGGCAAGTACTAG